The Polyangium mundeleinium genome contains the following window.
GCATGCGATCCGCCTCGAAGCGGGCGCGCCCGTGAAGGTCCGCCCCGGTGATGGGCATGCGCTCCTCGGGCAGATGCTCGTCGAGGCAGGCGCGCTCGACGAGGCCACGCTGAAAGGCGCGCTCTCGATGCACGGGCTGCTTGGGGACGCGCTCTTGCTCGCCGGCTGCGTCGAGCGCGAGCTGCTCGAGCAGACGGCGGCGCGTCAGTTCACGACGCGGATGACACGCCTTTTCAGCCTCGGCGCGGACACGACGTACAGCTACTTCGACGGCTGCACCGACCTCGTCGACGACGCGGCCCCGGCCTCGACGATGCACCCGCTCGCGATCCTCTGGGCCGGCGTGCGCGCGCATGCGGCGGCCTCGTCGATGATGGCCGAGACGATCGAGCGCCTGCACGACGTCACGATCCGCATCCATCCCGCGGCCGCGATCGAGCGGTTCGCGCTTTCGCCCGACGAGCGCGAGATCCTCGATCGGATCCGGGAAAACCCGCTCCCGCTCGCGCAGCTCTTCGCCGCTGGCTTCGCGCCGGAAGAGACGCTCGCCTGGATGGTCTACGCACTCGTCATCACACGTTCGCTCGACCTCGGCCTCGACACGACGCCGCTCTGCGCGGAGATCCAGCCCGCGCCGCCGCCGGCCGCGACGCGCCCCGTGACGCTCGCGCGGATCCGCCTGCGCGCAGCGTCGCACCGCATGGGCTCCGCGGCGCCGGATCTCGCGGGCGACGGCGAACGCACGCGCGTGCAGCCGCGTCCACGCAAGCGAGGTCGTCCGAGCGCGTTCACGCTCGCCGCGCGCCGCGTCGAGACGCCTCCGCCGAGGGAGGCCGTGAGCGAGCCGCCGCCGTCCGCGGTCGTCGAGACGGACCCCACGCCACCGGCTGTCCCCAAACCCGCGGCGGCAGAGCCGCAGATCAACGACACGCCCTCCTCGGAAAGCGACAAGGCGCCCAGTGTGCCCATGCCGCCCGAGGGCCAGCCGGACGCCGCGCGCCCGGCGCACGCGCTCTACTGCCTCGCTACATCGCGCATCGCGGAGCGTGATCTCACGGGCGCGCTCGCGGCTTGCCAGCTCGCGCGTGAGGTCGATCCTACGCAGCCCGACTATGCCGCGCTCGCTGTGTGGATCCGCTCGCTCCTCGGCGGCGCGGATCTCCGTGCCCGCGTGGCCGAGCTCGACGCGCTGCTCGAAGCGCGCGACGACCACGCGCAGGCCTTGTTCTACCGGGGTTATCTGCGCCGTCGGATCGGCGACGAGCCGGGCGCGGTGCAGGACCTCCGTCGCGTGCTCGACCTGGATCCGAGCCACCAGGACGCCGCGCGGGAGCTCCACCGGATCGCGATGGGCAAGCCGGCGAAGCGGCCGAGCGGCTTGTACCGGTCGTAGCGGAGGGCGCGGCGATCGTTGGTGCTCCAAGGGAGCCAACGACCGCCGCGGGGTTCGTCAGGGCGAGAGCCGGACGCCGAAGAGGTCCGCGCCGCCGCTGCTCGGGATGGTTCCGAGCGGGGCGCCGAACACGATCTGTTGCTCGAAGCTGCCGCCCACGATCACGTCGCCTTTGCCATCGACGGCGACGGCCCAGGCCGTCTGCGTGCTGTTCCCGCCAAACGTCTTCGTCCAGAGCGGCGCCCAATTCGATGCGGCGAGTTTCACGACGAAGACATCGCTTGCGTTGCTGGTATTGATCGTCCCGGCGCCGAA
Protein-coding sequences here:
- a CDS encoding tetratricopeptide repeat protein, giving the protein MPSEILPTAEGDLGRTPFAHLLVYVLDKQLTGALLLREASGVEHAIRLEAGAPVKVRPGDGHALLGQMLVEAGALDEATLKGALSMHGLLGDALLLAGCVERELLEQTAARQFTTRMTRLFSLGADTTYSYFDGCTDLVDDAAPASTMHPLAILWAGVRAHAAASSMMAETIERLHDVTIRIHPAAAIERFALSPDEREILDRIRENPLPLAQLFAAGFAPEETLAWMVYALVITRSLDLGLDTTPLCAEIQPAPPPAATRPVTLARIRLRAASHRMGSAAPDLAGDGERTRVQPRPRKRGRPSAFTLAARRVETPPPREAVSEPPPSAVVETDPTPPAVPKPAAAEPQINDTPSSESDKAPSVPMPPEGQPDAARPAHALYCLATSRIAERDLTGALAACQLAREVDPTQPDYAALAVWIRSLLGGADLRARVAELDALLEARDDHAQALFYRGYLRRRIGDEPGAVQDLRRVLDLDPSHQDAARELHRIAMGKPAKRPSGLYRS